One genomic window of Conger conger chromosome 7, fConCon1.1, whole genome shotgun sequence includes the following:
- the LOC133132262 gene encoding protein Shroom4-like — MVTGDLEKVLSLLLSLSCRLLRTEAALEDLSAENHHTRLPLLEKKQQLLAQLMEARELKEHVDGRQRAVCKALGGSLTPEQLRDYSHFLRMKAALLVEQRQLEDRIRLLEEQLRALRESLPSGNSPPSGLGYY; from the exons ATGGTGACCGGGGACCTGGAGAAGGTGCTGTCCCTGCTGCTGTCCCTCTCCTGCCGGCTGCTGCGCACTGAGGCGGCCCTGGAGGACCTCAGTGCCGAGAACCACCATACGCGG ctccccctgctggagaagAAGCAGCAGCTGCTGGCCCAGCTTATGGAGGCGCGGGAGCTGAAGGAGCACGTGGATGGGCGGCAGCGAGCCGTGTGCAAGGCGTTGGGAGGCAGCCTGACGCCGGAGCAGCTGCGTGACTACAGCCACTTCCTCCGCATGAAGGCCGCCCTGCTCGTGGAGCAGAGGCAGCTGGAGGACCGGATCCGGCTGCTCGAGGAGCAGCTGcgggccctgagagagagccTGCCGTCCGGCAACAGCCCGCCCTCAGGCCTGGGATACTACTGA
- the LOC133132234 gene encoding serine/arginine repetitive matrix protein 1-like: MSDTEVSGAESVFSPPPIQPPGVLLPSVPGGATGGEVEQVDGTTILDPLLGPTQEGEGGKGCETPKPLPKPCLPPLEHASTSSRPKECAGPNPDYEIRERETQLSAPQREEDECGGPVGINASKTTNAHQGQRSPPASTTPALPTQISPATRETALPGRAYRWRWTPEHKLQPELKPESRRVKRHPSPGSDESDIPPFAERMRFFEETSRSRSVSHLPGLVCRAQRPKVHPTNHRRYSDQDTDLYCPPEGGEPSNPEQNCSSSAHKPEDPKLGLNVDIQSSKSLCDSSTFCPVTALGPQDRSEQQQEISSISSTPAEVELRRENEQTQPNRKFSPTQRDQRCTGDLQTAEGALTPDCQSLWDASEAPERLLACSVEVEAEQSQEQAAAGSENKTGICERLNRCAAPHRGGIVESNEPPRRKRDPPPRPPPPNWAQFRHRRASCHNLLSSPPSPPPSLSRRESPLHPLPCPEVSRQRSHSFPLRDGGECLLHGPTLTPGPTVPQNPTLMHRVFRPVAPPAEQNPPLRYPTLPFDAMRLTDMRIAPQPQPRFYALKGSPVTRDDRRDALKQQMEAERERRPTSDTQHRLEAPVYSVQYSSEVPVGENGSVLKGHLPEPYFTMTCGPQRRTSGGNPKPETTPTHNAVAAAATPHGAQDTAAPHIIAPPQLGTSS, from the exons ATGTCTGATACTGAGGTTTCAGGGGCGGAGTCTgtcttctcccctccccctatCCAGCCCCCCGGGGTTCTCCTCCCCAGTGTTCCTGGGGGTGCCACAGGGGGAGAAGTGGAGCAAGTGGATGGAACAACCATTTTGGACCCTCTGCTGGGACCCActcaggaaggggaggggggaaagggcTGTGAGACCCCCAAACCGCTGCCCAAACCCTGTCTTCCTCCACTGGAGCATGCATCCACATCCAGCCGACCCAAGGAGTGCGCCGGCCCTAACCCGGATTATGAGATCCGGGAGAGGGAGACTCAGTTGAGTGCTCcccagagagaggaggatgagtGTGGAGGCCCTGTAGGGATAAATGCCTCAAAGACAACCAATGCCCACCAGGGTCAAAGGTCGCCCCCTGCCTCCACCACCCCGGCTCTGCCCACCCAAATAAGCCCAGCCACAAGGGAGACTGCACTGCCAGGGAGGGCCTACAGGTGGCGCTGGACCCCGGAGCATAAGCTGCAGCCGGAGCTCAAGCCTGAGAGCAGGAGGGTGAAGCGCCACCCTTCACCCGGATCAGACGAGAGCGACATTCCTCCCTTTGCTGAACGCATGCGCTTCTTTGAGGAGACCAGCAGGAGTCGTTCCGTCTCACACCTGCCTGGGCTGGTGTGCCGCGCCCAGAGGCCCAAGGTGCACCCCACAAACCACAGGAGGTACTCTGACCAGGACACTGATCTCTACTGCCCACCAGAGGGAGGAGAGCCCTCGAACCCAGAGCAAAACTGCAGCAGCAGTGCACACAAGCCAGAGGATCCCAAGCTGGGCCTGAATGTAGATATACAGAGCAGCAAGTCCCTCTGTGATTCTAGCACCTTCTGTCCAGTCACTGCCCTGGGCCCCCAGGACCGCTCTGAACAGCAGCAAGAAATAAGCTCAATTAGCAGCACTCCAGCAGAG GTAGAACTCAGGAGGGAGAATGAACAAACACAGCCCAATAGGAAATTCAGCCCAACACAGAG GGATCAACGCTGCACAGGAGACCTCCAGACAGCAGAGGGAGCTCTAACACCGGACTGCCAGAGCCTGTGGGATGCATCTGAAGCACCTGAGAGACTGTTAGCATGCAGCGTGGAAGTAGAAGCAGAGCAGAGCCAGGAGCAAGCGGCCGCCGGTTCCGAAAACAAAACCGGCATCTGTGAGCGGTTGAACAGATGTGCTGCTCCACACCGAGGTGGGATCGTGGAGAGCAACGAGCCCCCAAGAAGGAAAAGGGACCCCCCGCCTCGCCCTCCACCTCCAAACTGGGCACAATTCCGCCACAGGAGGGCATCCTGTCAtaacctgctctcctctcccccttccccaccccctTCTTTGAGCAGGCGTGAGAGCCCCttacaccccctcccctgccctgaGGTCAGCCGCCAGCGCTCCCACAGTTTCCCCCTCAGAGACGGAGGGGAGTGCCTACTGCATGGCCCCACGCTGACTCCAGGTCCCACTGTCCCACAGAACCCCACCCTAATGCACAGGGTGTTCAGGCCTGTAGCACCGCCTGCGGAGCAAAACCCGCCACTTCGATACCCAACCCTACCCTTCGATGCTATGAGGTTGACTGACATGCGTATAGCACCTCAGCCACAACCTAG GTTCTATGCCTTGAAGGGGAGCCCTGTCACCAGGGATGACAGACGTGATGCACTGAAGCAGCagatggaggcagagagggaaagacgtCCTACGAGTGACACTCAACACAGATTAGAAGCACCTGTGTACAGTGTTCAGTACAGTTCAGAAGTACCTGTGGGAGAAAATGGCTCTGTATTAAAGGGCCACTTACCAGAGCCGTACTTCACCATGACCTGTGGGCCACAAAGGCGGACATCCGGTGGGAACCCGAAGCCAGAGACCACACCCACCCATAATGCAGTGGCGGCAG CAGCCACCCCACATGGGGCCCAAGATACAGCAGCTCCTCATATTATAGCACCTCCTCAGCTGGGGACCAGCTCCTAA